A window of Candidatus Xiphinematobacter sp. Idaho Grape contains these coding sequences:
- a CDS encoding CCA tRNA nucleotidyltransferase: MSTPEYSQHLRQLAIRIVSRLRHAGHTALFAGGCVRDQLLRIPPHDYDVATDARPDQVQSLFEKTLPIGAQFGVVLVVEQGSPFQVATFRAEGSYVDHRHPREISFGTPEQDAFRRDFTVNGLFEDPFEGCILDYVGGREDLEKGIIRCIGNATDRFEEDRLRVMRAIRLASTLDFQIHSNTWKALTICASNLNEISAERIREELNRILLSPRRMQGFDLLDKSGVLSFLLPEVEALKGCKQPPEFHPEGDVFIHTRLMLALLHAQVPLHLALATLFHDIGKPGTMQEDQAGRIRFNTHEKLSAEMAYKIMKRLRYSNTEIEVTQTLIRNHMAFKDVQNMRPSTLKRFLARHSFKDELELHRIDCLSSHGSLSNYEFLIAKCAEFSHAPLAPTALISGKDLLALDWKPGPQFRIALEAAYNAQLEGLLSSKEEAITFLLEKFSDLGSDKTSSRGKI, translated from the coding sequence ATGAGCACTCCCGAGTATTCGCAACACCTTCGGCAACTCGCCATCCGGATTGTTTCTAGACTCCGACACGCCGGCCACACAGCCCTCTTTGCAGGAGGATGCGTACGCGATCAACTCCTCAGAATCCCACCACACGACTACGATGTCGCTACTGATGCCCGTCCTGATCAAGTACAATCTCTCTTTGAGAAAACACTACCCATAGGCGCTCAATTTGGAGTCGTGCTAGTCGTCGAACAGGGTAGTCCGTTTCAGGTAGCTACCTTTCGCGCAGAAGGGAGTTATGTAGATCATCGCCATCCCAGAGAAATTTCCTTTGGGACTCCTGAGCAAGATGCTTTCCGGAGAGATTTCACTGTAAATGGGCTTTTCGAGGACCCTTTTGAGGGTTGTATCCTTGACTATGTTGGAGGACGGGAGGACCTAGAGAAGGGGATAATTCGTTGCATTGGGAATGCAACAGACCGTTTTGAGGAGGACCGCTTACGCGTTATGCGTGCTATACGTCTCGCGTCAACTTTAGACTTCCAGATTCATTCAAACACGTGGAAAGCATTAACCATCTGTGCTTCCAATCTCAATGAGATTAGCGCTGAACGCATCCGTGAAGAGCTTAACCGGATTCTGCTTTCCCCAAGACGAATGCAAGGCTTCGATCTGTTAGACAAAAGTGGCGTGCTTAGTTTTCTACTCCCTGAAGTAGAAGCTCTAAAAGGCTGCAAACAGCCCCCAGAGTTCCACCCAGAAGGAGATGTTTTTATCCATACGCGCTTAATGCTCGCCTTGCTCCACGCACAAGTGCCACTCCATTTAGCCTTAGCCACCCTTTTCCATGATATCGGAAAGCCTGGTACTATGCAAGAGGACCAAGCTGGGCGCATACGCTTTAACACTCATGAGAAACTCAGTGCTGAAATGGCCTACAAAATCATGAAACGCTTGCGCTACTCTAATACAGAAATTGAGGTCACTCAAACTCTCATTCGCAATCATATGGCTTTTAAAGATGTGCAAAACATGCGTCCTTCTACACTGAAACGCTTCCTTGCGCGACACAGCTTCAAAGATGAGTTAGAACTCCACCGCATAGATTGTTTGAGCAGTCATGGCTCGCTCAGCAACTACGAATTCCTTATCGCGAAGTGCGCAGAGTTCTCCCATGCGCCTCTTGCACCCACTGCATTGATCAGTGGTAAGGACCTCCTCGCTCTTGACTGGAAGCCTGGTCCTCAATTTAGAATAGCACTAGAGGCTGCCTATAATGCTCAACTTGAAGGTCTTCTTTCTTCCAAAGAAGAAGCTATCACCTTTCTTTTGGAAAAATTTTCCGATTTGGGAAGCGATAAGACATCGTCCCGAGGAAAAATATAA
- a CDS encoding Lrp/AsnC family transcriptional regulator, with protein MYTVSSDHDDPINARILEVSEDQISGFFREPFREISLRSGVDLAVVLERIRTMLKMGTIRRVRQTLLANRIAEGALVAWKISGEKLDSAFDFMFQEDPFSGHVVVRSADAGTPGGSYRLWTTLKVPLGESLESHCNILLCRTGAESFRLMRAKGIFTLGVGHVRRKSIQPGDKSASSAKMLVTSTSPVTPLEWKVLLALKEEFSPEEICEPAWERRICRLGLKAEDFFRIAKSLESRKFIGRFSTFLEHVKPSQSGKRVTRFNALFHWAVPAGFEERAGAEVGRHEILTHCYWREAGPEFNNVNIMAVAHGTRKEVLLAHKTSIDQHLQSVGIPVRYTNIFWGGRSEIKPSEISPFVHAKWIEKMHRLP; from the coding sequence ATGTATACAGTATCGTCTGATCATGATGATCCGATAAACGCTCGGATTTTAGAAGTCTCTGAGGATCAAATCTCTGGGTTTTTTAGAGAGCCGTTTAGAGAAATTTCCCTCCGTAGCGGTGTAGATTTGGCGGTTGTACTAGAAAGAATTCGAACTATGCTGAAGATGGGTACCATCCGCAGGGTACGTCAGACTTTGCTTGCTAACCGCATAGCAGAGGGGGCGCTTGTGGCTTGGAAGATTTCTGGGGAGAAACTGGATTCTGCCTTTGATTTTATGTTCCAAGAAGATCCGTTCTCAGGCCATGTTGTCGTCCGTTCTGCTGACGCAGGAACTCCAGGTGGATCCTATCGACTCTGGACAACGTTAAAGGTCCCTCTTGGTGAATCGTTAGAATCTCACTGTAATATTCTCTTGTGTAGGACGGGTGCGGAGAGCTTTCGACTTATGCGAGCCAAGGGGATCTTCACTCTTGGTGTTGGGCATGTTCGGCGCAAGTCCATCCAGCCTGGTGATAAGTCTGCCAGCTCGGCAAAGATGTTAGTGACTTCTACATCTCCCGTTACTCCGCTGGAGTGGAAAGTTCTCTTAGCTCTAAAGGAAGAATTTTCTCCTGAAGAAATTTGCGAACCTGCCTGGGAAAGGAGGATTTGCCGGCTAGGCCTAAAAGCAGAGGATTTTTTCCGGATAGCTAAGTCTTTAGAATCACGCAAGTTTATCGGACGATTTTCCACATTTCTTGAACATGTAAAACCCTCTCAGAGTGGCAAGCGTGTTACTCGCTTTAATGCCCTCTTCCACTGGGCGGTCCCTGCAGGATTTGAAGAAAGGGCTGGGGCGGAGGTAGGGCGCCACGAAATTCTTACTCATTGCTACTGGAGAGAAGCTGGTCCAGAGTTCAATAACGTAAATATCATGGCCGTGGCGCATGGTACGCGCAAGGAGGTACTACTTGCCCACAAGACGTCTATCGATCAACATCTACAGTCCGTGGGTATCCCCGTCCGTTACACCAATATATTTTGGGGAGGTCGTAGTGAGATCAAACCGTCGGAAATTTCGCCGTTTGTCCATGCCAAGTGGATAGAGAAAATGCATCGACTGCCCTAA
- a CDS encoding citrate/2-methylcitrate synthase, which yields MTITTAKGLEGIVANSTTISDVLGEKGILIYAGYDINELAGKVSYEEVVYLLWHGRLPDQNELNHLKADLSHCRRLPEGVLSFIMGAPKDANPMDILRTGISMMGLYDRVKKGGAEADQKRAIDITAAVAIIAAYFHRARQGKSLPPIREDLGEAAHFLYLLNAEEPSAEVVNALDLAYVLHADHGMNASTFSARVTISTLSDIYSAITSAIGTLKGPLHGGANEGVIHMLLEIESLDRVDDWVGERLAQKKKIMGIGHRVYRTLDPRAPHLRQMALKLCNRLGEKKWIQMSERIAAIMKAKKGLHANVDFYSATVYYSLGIPTDMFTPVFTIARTAGWTAHILEQLADNRLYRPLSEYTGPVPGKKVKPIGQR from the coding sequence GTGACAATTACTACTGCCAAAGGGCTAGAGGGGATCGTTGCAAACAGCACCACCATTAGTGATGTGTTGGGAGAAAAAGGAATTCTGATCTATGCTGGGTATGATATCAACGAACTGGCCGGTAAAGTCAGTTATGAAGAGGTGGTATATTTGCTCTGGCACGGGAGATTACCTGACCAAAATGAACTTAATCACCTCAAGGCTGATTTGAGCCATTGCCGCAGGTTACCTGAAGGAGTGCTGAGTTTTATTATGGGAGCACCGAAAGACGCTAATCCCATGGATATACTCCGTACAGGCATATCAATGATGGGGCTCTATGACAGGGTGAAGAAGGGTGGTGCCGAAGCTGATCAGAAGCGGGCTATTGATATCACAGCTGCGGTAGCAATTATAGCCGCTTACTTTCACCGTGCCCGCCAAGGCAAAAGTCTGCCTCCAATTCGTGAAGACCTTGGAGAGGCTGCCCACTTTCTTTATTTACTCAATGCAGAGGAGCCCTCAGCTGAGGTAGTAAATGCATTAGATCTCGCCTACGTGCTCCATGCCGATCACGGTATGAACGCTTCTACTTTCTCTGCACGCGTTACCATTTCTACCTTGAGTGATATTTACTCTGCTATTACTTCCGCTATTGGTACTCTCAAGGGACCTCTCCACGGCGGAGCTAATGAGGGTGTCATTCACATGCTCCTCGAAATCGAGAGTCTAGATCGGGTGGATGATTGGGTCGGGGAGCGTCTTGCTCAAAAAAAGAAAATTATGGGTATTGGCCACCGTGTTTACCGTACATTAGATCCTCGTGCTCCACATCTACGGCAAATGGCTCTTAAGCTTTGTAATAGGCTGGGCGAGAAGAAGTGGATCCAAATGTCTGAACGCATTGCTGCTATCATGAAGGCAAAGAAAGGCCTTCATGCTAACGTTGATTTTTATTCGGCTACGGTCTATTACTCCCTGGGCATTCCAACCGATATGTTCACTCCTGTCTTCACCATCGCACGCACGGCTGGATGGACGGCTCACATCCTGGAGCAGCTCGCGGATAATCGGCTCTATCGGCCGCTAAGCGAGTATACCGGACCAGTTCCTGGGAAAAAGGTAAAGCCTATCGGGCAGCGCTAA
- the sucD gene encoding succinate--CoA ligase subunit alpha, whose protein sequence is MAILINKNTRLLVQGITGKSGSFHARGCMEYGTNVVAGVTPGHGGETFDSKVPIFDTVEEARKNTGCDATMIFVPGPFAADAVLEAAASGVRLIVCITEGIPVMDMVRVMAILKDKECRLVGPNCPGIITPGQCKIGIMPGYIHKPGSIGIISRSGTLTYEAVWQLTGRGYGQSTCIGIGGDPIQGTSHLEALKMLHDDPETQGIVLVGEIGGTAEEEAATWAKEHGEKPLAAFVSGATAPAGRRMGHAGAIISRGRGTAQSKIEALEQAGFHIARSPADIAEALIQALKANK, encoded by the coding sequence GTGGCAATCTTGATTAACAAGAATACTCGCCTGCTGGTGCAGGGGATCACAGGGAAGTCTGGTTCCTTTCACGCGCGTGGTTGCATGGAATATGGAACCAATGTCGTGGCTGGGGTGACTCCAGGGCATGGAGGAGAAACTTTTGATTCTAAAGTGCCGATATTTGATACTGTAGAGGAGGCGCGGAAGAATACTGGATGTGACGCCACAATGATCTTTGTACCGGGCCCATTTGCTGCTGATGCAGTGCTGGAGGCGGCTGCATCAGGCGTGAGGCTTATTGTCTGTATTACTGAAGGTATTCCTGTTATGGATATGGTACGAGTAATGGCAATATTGAAGGATAAAGAGTGTCGGTTAGTCGGGCCTAACTGCCCAGGCATTATAACGCCTGGGCAGTGTAAGATCGGCATTATGCCTGGCTATATCCACAAACCAGGCTCCATTGGAATTATCTCTCGCTCCGGGACTCTTACTTACGAGGCTGTCTGGCAATTAACAGGACGTGGCTATGGACAGAGCACGTGTATTGGCATCGGGGGCGATCCTATCCAGGGGACTTCACACCTAGAGGCTCTCAAGATGCTGCACGATGACCCAGAGACACAAGGAATTGTTCTCGTTGGAGAAATTGGGGGTACAGCAGAGGAGGAAGCCGCTACTTGGGCAAAAGAACATGGTGAAAAACCTCTCGCTGCCTTTGTTTCCGGTGCAACCGCACCAGCTGGGCGACGCATGGGACATGCCGGAGCCATTATTTCCAGAGGAAGGGGGACTGCACAGAGTAAGATAGAGGCCCTAGAACAGGCTGGTTTCCACATAGCTAGATCACCTGCGGATATTGCAGAAGCTCTGATTCAGGCCTTAAAAGCTAATAAGTAG
- the sucC gene encoding ADP-forming succinate--CoA ligase subunit beta — MNIHEYQAKQLFEKFQVATPKGAPASTSNQAREVAAELGVHRFVVKAQIHAGGRGKGVFINGFCGGVHLCNSTEQVAEVTSQMLGNTLVTCQTGSEGQIVHQVLIAESVEISKECYLAIVVDRETSVPLLVASPEGGVEIENMVERSSEKIFREPVHPLMGLQTYQARNLAYRLGFKHSKITEATAFFLRLFNFFVSFDCALVEVNPLVSTMDGRVLALDAKCSFDDNALFRHPDVTALRDLAEEDFREVEASRFNLNYVRLDGNVACLVNGAGLAMATMDIIKYYGGSPANFLDVGGSASEEQVTAAFKILISDKSVKAILVNIFGGIMRCDIIAQGILNAVRTVGLSVPLIIRLEGTHGEFGKKLLVESHLPIIAADSLADAAQRAVVAAQTSLPLP; from the coding sequence ATGAATATCCACGAATACCAAGCCAAACAGTTGTTTGAAAAATTCCAAGTGGCTACTCCTAAAGGAGCTCCAGCGTCTACCTCAAACCAGGCACGTGAAGTTGCTGCCGAACTAGGTGTGCATCGTTTCGTTGTTAAAGCGCAAATTCACGCGGGAGGGCGTGGAAAAGGTGTATTTATAAACGGATTTTGCGGAGGGGTCCACCTTTGCAACTCAACGGAACAAGTTGCTGAAGTGACTTCTCAAATGTTAGGCAATACTCTAGTTACTTGTCAGACTGGATCGGAGGGACAGATTGTTCATCAGGTGCTTATAGCTGAAAGTGTGGAGATTAGTAAGGAATGTTACCTTGCAATTGTCGTGGATCGCGAGACGAGCGTTCCGCTTTTAGTTGCTAGCCCAGAGGGGGGGGTAGAAATCGAAAATATGGTTGAGAGATCTTCTGAAAAAATCTTCCGTGAGCCTGTGCACCCTTTAATGGGTCTACAGACTTATCAAGCACGAAATTTAGCGTATCGGCTTGGCTTTAAGCACTCAAAGATTACTGAGGCTACTGCTTTCTTTCTTCGCCTTTTTAACTTTTTTGTTTCCTTTGATTGTGCCCTTGTAGAAGTTAATCCGCTTGTATCAACGATGGATGGCAGAGTCCTTGCTTTGGATGCAAAGTGCAGCTTCGACGATAACGCACTTTTTCGGCATCCAGATGTTACGGCTCTACGCGATCTTGCAGAGGAGGATTTCCGTGAAGTAGAAGCCTCTAGGTTTAACCTAAACTACGTTAGACTGGACGGAAACGTCGCTTGTCTAGTAAATGGTGCAGGGCTGGCCATGGCAACGATGGATATTATCAAATATTATGGAGGTAGTCCTGCTAATTTCCTTGATGTCGGTGGTAGTGCAAGTGAAGAACAGGTAACAGCAGCCTTCAAAATTCTTATTAGTGATAAAAGTGTCAAGGCAATCCTAGTAAACATTTTTGGGGGTATTATGAGATGCGATATTATCGCCCAAGGAATTCTTAACGCTGTGCGTACAGTGGGCTTATCTGTACCGCTCATTATCCGCTTGGAAGGTACTCATGGAGAGTTTGGAAAAAAATTGCTTGTAGAGTCCCACCTCCCTATTATTGCGGCGGATAGCTTGGCTGATGCTGCCCAGAGAGCAGTGGTGGCGGCCCAAACATCTCTGCCTTTGCCGTAA
- the pyk gene encoding pyruvate kinase, which translates to MRKTKIVCTLGPATDSEEKISELIEAGCNIFRINMSHAVHGWVYKVVQSIRKVATKKGKVVGILLDTQGPAIRTGDLSSPLHLKMGNIVEFTVRGTSKKEVYSVDVNYNGLAQDVSVGSTLLVDNGVIRMQVLAKQENRIRCKVLTPGILRSRRHINLPGVRVSIPPLTEKDLADIKLGMEIGVDFVALSFCREASDIQELRKILRQHGSVASIIAKIEDQHAVQVIDEIIREADAIMLARGDLGIECPMEELPIIQRSVTRRCLQIGRPVIVATHMLESMTKNPLPTRAEIIDVAYAVFEQVDAIMLSGETSIGRYPVECVRTFDQIACRVESDNKTFRAQEMTAVDCKQELIKSAIVLANSLPNSKLIVFTRRGVMAYYVSHLRLIGTSVFAFSPNEEVVRQLMLNWNIFPIHMPFASSPDHTVTNAENLLKQRGLIQTGDQLVIVSDILIGGNTFHSIQLRTVF; encoded by the coding sequence ATGCGCAAAACAAAAATCGTCTGCACCCTAGGCCCAGCGACAGATTCTGAAGAAAAGATCTCTGAACTAATTGAAGCTGGATGCAACATTTTTAGGATAAACATGAGCCACGCTGTCCATGGCTGGGTGTATAAAGTAGTTCAAAGTATCCGCAAGGTTGCTACCAAGAAGGGGAAAGTGGTTGGCATTCTGCTCGACACTCAAGGTCCAGCCATTCGAACTGGTGACTTAAGTAGTCCTCTCCATCTTAAGATGGGGAACATCGTAGAATTTACAGTTCGTGGCACTAGCAAAAAAGAAGTCTACTCTGTGGATGTCAACTATAATGGCTTAGCCCAAGATGTATCTGTAGGAAGTACTCTCCTTGTAGACAATGGCGTGATTCGTATGCAAGTGCTCGCAAAGCAAGAGAACAGGATACGTTGCAAAGTGCTGACTCCGGGGATCTTAAGATCGCGTAGACATATCAATCTCCCAGGTGTTCGAGTTAGTATACCACCTTTAACCGAGAAGGATCTCGCGGACATTAAATTAGGCATGGAGATAGGAGTAGACTTTGTAGCTCTCAGTTTCTGTCGGGAAGCAAGCGACATTCAGGAGCTCCGTAAAATCCTCCGTCAACATGGGAGTGTTGCCTCTATCATTGCGAAGATTGAGGACCAGCATGCTGTACAGGTTATCGATGAAATTATTCGTGAAGCAGATGCCATCATGTTGGCCCGTGGTGATCTTGGTATTGAGTGTCCAATGGAGGAACTTCCTATTATTCAGAGGAGTGTTACCAGACGCTGCTTACAGATTGGACGGCCTGTGATCGTTGCTACTCATATGCTGGAGTCCATGACTAAAAATCCCCTTCCGACCCGTGCAGAGATCATAGACGTCGCGTACGCTGTTTTCGAACAGGTAGACGCAATCATGTTAAGCGGAGAAACCAGCATAGGAAGGTATCCAGTGGAATGCGTACGCACTTTTGATCAGATTGCTTGCCGGGTCGAAAGTGATAATAAAACTTTCCGAGCTCAGGAGATGACCGCTGTAGATTGCAAACAGGAGTTGATAAAATCAGCGATAGTTTTGGCCAATTCTCTTCCTAATTCAAAGCTGATCGTCTTCACCCGACGTGGTGTAATGGCTTACTACGTAAGTCACCTTCGATTGATAGGAACCTCGGTATTTGCCTTCTCCCCCAACGAGGAAGTGGTACGCCAGTTGATGTTGAATTGGAATATTTTTCCTATCCATATGCCATTTGCAAGCTCCCCGGACCATACTGTCACAAATGCAGAGAATCTGCTCAAGCAGCGTGGCCTAATTCAAACAGGTGACCAACTTGTAATCGTCAGCGACATCCTGATAGGAGGGAACACTTTCCACTCCATTCAGCTGAGGACCGTCTTCTAG
- the tsf gene encoding translation elongation factor Ts, translated as MAEIITARLVKDLREKTNAGIMDCKRALVEVGGNIAKAENLLREKGIAFAEKKFSRTVQEGIVASYIHLQGKVGVLVEVNCETDFVAKNETFREFVKDITLHIAASHPIYLKRGEVPTHIVERERRVYAAQVQGKPVRVVEKIVEGKLDKFYSTVCLLEQAFVKYPDSTIQELVNKQIARLGENIVIRRFVRYAVGEELSPENESQSVSSS; from the coding sequence ATGGCTGAAATAATTACCGCAAGACTTGTTAAGGACCTTCGCGAAAAGACTAATGCAGGTATAATGGACTGCAAGCGTGCTCTCGTTGAGGTAGGTGGGAATATTGCTAAGGCAGAAAACCTTCTTCGTGAAAAAGGCATTGCGTTTGCCGAAAAGAAATTTTCTCGCACGGTGCAGGAGGGCATTGTAGCATCCTACATCCATCTACAGGGAAAGGTTGGAGTGCTTGTTGAAGTTAATTGTGAGACCGACTTTGTCGCTAAAAATGAAACCTTTCGTGAGTTTGTAAAAGACATCACTCTGCACATTGCGGCTTCCCATCCGATCTATCTAAAGCGTGGGGAGGTGCCCACTCACATAGTTGAGCGCGAGCGCAGAGTCTACGCCGCTCAGGTTCAGGGTAAGCCTGTTCGTGTGGTGGAGAAGATCGTAGAAGGAAAACTAGACAAATTCTACTCCACGGTTTGTCTGCTTGAACAAGCTTTTGTAAAATACCCTGATTCTACTATCCAGGAACTTGTGAATAAACAAATTGCAAGGCTAGGGGAAAATATTGTGATTCGCCGTTTTGTCCGCTATGCAGTTGGCGAAGAGCTTTCTCCGGAAAACGAAAGTCAAAGTGTTTCTTCTTCTTAG
- the rpsB gene encoding 30S ribosomal protein S2, which produces MNDLSLSRPKMELMTELLEAGVHYGHQTKRWHPKMRDYILEERNSIYIINLEKTVEQLAQASLFLGQVVQGGGRVLFVGTKKQAQEAVKEAAIATGQFFVNQRWLGGTLTNLITIRKSVARMQKLEALEGSAGWSRINKQEASALHRESIKLHSNLDGIAEMETLPDAIVVIDTLCEKIAISEANRLRIPIVAVVDTNSNPSCIDYPIAGNDDAIRSVRMILQMLVDAIYQASQLRGKVSGVEPDSTIAG; this is translated from the coding sequence ATGAATGACCTCTCTCTTTCTCGACCGAAAATGGAACTTATGACTGAACTGCTAGAAGCAGGAGTCCACTATGGGCATCAAACTAAAAGATGGCATCCCAAGATGCGTGACTATATTTTAGAAGAACGCAACTCGATCTACATTATCAACTTAGAGAAGACGGTCGAGCAGTTGGCACAGGCCTCTCTCTTTTTAGGGCAGGTGGTGCAAGGTGGAGGCAGAGTTCTTTTTGTGGGGACAAAAAAACAAGCGCAAGAAGCTGTGAAAGAGGCAGCTATCGCCACTGGCCAATTTTTTGTCAATCAGCGGTGGTTGGGTGGGACATTAACCAATTTAATAACGATTCGGAAAAGTGTTGCCCGTATGCAGAAGCTGGAAGCCCTTGAAGGGAGTGCCGGCTGGTCTCGAATAAACAAGCAAGAAGCTTCTGCTCTCCATCGGGAGTCCATTAAGCTGCATTCCAATCTCGACGGGATCGCTGAAATGGAAACGCTGCCTGATGCAATTGTTGTTATTGACACTCTCTGTGAAAAAATTGCCATATCCGAGGCCAACCGCCTCCGCATTCCAATCGTTGCCGTTGTAGATACCAACAGCAATCCCTCCTGTATCGATTATCCCATTGCTGGCAATGATGATGCTATCCGATCAGTCCGAATGATTTTACAGATGCTGGTGGACGCCATCTATCAAGCCTCTCAGCTGAGAGGCAAGGTAAGCGGCGTAGAGCCAGATTCTACTATTGCCGGATAA